From the Natrarchaeobaculum aegyptiacum genome, one window contains:
- the mch gene encoding 2-methylfumaryl-CoA hydratase, with amino-acid sequence MTDWTDPDTFAQALECVETKEKGNCFEDFEEGDVIEHDPGLTLTKFGNEQWMSQTLNHDPAYWRPDVAADRGFDEPPIHPDYLTAATLGITVEDLSEKGGYFLGRTDVRFAKDAVYPGTDMYVESEVVNTASSSSRPQYGIVSWRTRAKDLETDDLLLSYERTNMIPRREPLETDGGSAATEEESDDGSLPETFVTPDGGYFEDFVAALEAAESENAAVAYRHERGRTQDDVTVAQLPLATLNTAKQHHNVDVMADSPSGDIVTYGDVTRSTALGHARSDERTWREVGFDDESFHTFVTPGDTVYAFTRVLEADDEASSDEAGTVRFQHIAFNQDDTPVYSGTRIAEIRKRSN; translated from the coding sequence ATGACTGACTGGACCGATCCCGACACGTTCGCACAGGCACTCGAGTGCGTCGAGACGAAAGAGAAGGGCAACTGCTTCGAGGACTTCGAGGAGGGGGACGTCATCGAACACGACCCCGGGCTGACCCTCACGAAGTTCGGCAACGAACAGTGGATGAGCCAGACGCTCAACCACGACCCGGCCTACTGGCGGCCCGACGTCGCCGCCGACCGCGGCTTCGACGAACCGCCGATCCACCCCGACTACCTCACCGCCGCGACGCTCGGCATCACCGTCGAGGACCTGAGCGAGAAGGGTGGGTACTTCCTCGGCCGGACCGACGTCCGCTTCGCGAAAGACGCCGTCTACCCGGGCACCGACATGTACGTCGAGAGCGAGGTCGTCAACACCGCCTCCTCGAGTTCCCGTCCACAGTACGGCATCGTCTCCTGGCGCACCCGCGCGAAGGACCTCGAGACCGACGACCTCCTGCTGTCCTACGAGCGGACGAACATGATTCCGCGGCGGGAACCGCTCGAAACGGACGGCGGATCTGCAGCCACCGAGGAGGAAAGCGACGACGGCAGCCTCCCCGAAACGTTCGTCACTCCCGACGGTGGCTACTTCGAGGACTTCGTCGCCGCACTCGAGGCCGCCGAATCCGAGAACGCAGCGGTCGCCTACCGCCACGAACGCGGCCGTACCCAGGACGACGTCACGGTCGCCCAGTTGCCGCTCGCGACGCTCAACACCGCCAAACAGCACCACAACGTCGACGTGATGGCCGACTCTCCCTCGGGCGACATCGTCACCTACGGCGACGTCACCCGTTCGACCGCACTGGGCCACGCCCGCTCGGACGAACGGACCTGGCGCGAGGTCGGCTTCGACGACGAATCGTTCCACACGTTCGTCACCCCCGGCGACACTGTCTACGCGTTCACGCGCGTGCTCGAGGCAGACGACGAGGCCTCGAGCGACGAGGCCGGAACCGTCCGCTTCCAGCACATCGCGTTCAACCAGGACGACACTCCGGTCTACTCG